Proteins encoded within one genomic window of Oncorhynchus tshawytscha isolate Ot180627B linkage group LG02, Otsh_v2.0, whole genome shotgun sequence:
- the LOC112238540 gene encoding uncharacterized protein LOC112238540 isoform X2 — protein MTFPSERQEAQFTVRVREDSAREVLYCCLYQNSQGMYSPYSHYLTLKQQGVASPRAPPPPPPPPPLLPPILSVDPPGGQVKHGQTLSFHCSPPPPHSQQSPKPEAFLLLRTAKVTGHSMGSSMVHPQASLVSHSTAQTGAFHLGPVRGGEGGSYTCLYQVTVPRQGPANSTASHPVLVTVTELLPVPTLSLQSQAGEWALVCTGSPAFPGARFSLYRLGSTFPDATRSAPATRHRALFALSSLPAQDGPLSDQYQCQYSSLLGAEWSHSERSALLAVPRVIEKTTISPSSSPGLTGVDWPLVLGCLSVVVLFFIVLVGVGVAVQRKVKVMGEEKRKREGALLWAKLHSGDHVLGECLPDPQTCQHYLSGMG, from the exons ATGACTTTCCCCAGTGAGAGACAGGAGGCCCAGTTCAcagtgagagtgagggaggatTCGGCCCGGGAGGTTCTATACTGCTGCCTATATCAGAACAGCCAGGGGATGTACAGCCCATACAGCCACTATCTGACTCTGAAACAACAAG gtGTAGCTTCTCCtagagctcctcctcctcctcctcctcccccccctctcctcccacccatcCTCTCAGTTGATCCCCCAGGTGGTCAGGTGAAGCACGGCCAGACGTTATCCTTCCActgctccccccctcctcctcactcccagCAGAGCCCGAAACCAGAGGCTTTCCTACTGCTGAGGACAGCTAAAGTGACTGGGCACTCCATGGGGAGCTCCATGGTCCACCCCCAGGCCTCCCTGGTGTCCCACTCCACAGCCCAGACCGGGGCCTTCCACCTGGGGCCCGTGAGGGGAGGCGAGGGGGGGTCCTACACCTGCCTCTACCAGGTTACAGTGCCTCGTCAGGGACCAGCTAATTCAACCGCCAGTCATCCAGTTCTTGTCACGGTCACAG AGCTGTTGCCGgtgcccactctctctctccagagccaGGCTGGGGAGTGGGCCTTGGTGTGTACTGGCTCACCTGCCTTCCCTGGTGCCCGCTTCTCTCTATACCGCCTGGGAAGTACCTTCCCTGATGCCACCCGTAGTGCCCCCGCTACCCGACATCGTGCCCTTTTTGCTCTCTCATCCCTGCCTGCCCAGGACGGCCCGTTGTCAGACCAGTACCAGTGCCAATACAGTTCCCTGCTGGGAGCAGAGTGGAGCCACTCAGAGAGAAGTGCACTGCTGGCTGTGCCTAGAGTCATAG AAAAGACCAccatctccccttcctcctcaccAG GGCTGACTGGAGTGGACTGGCCTCTGGTGTTGGGATGTCTTTCTGTTGTGGTTCTGTTCTTCATTGTACTGGTGGGCGTGGGTGTGGCGGTGCAGAGGAAAG TTAAGGTAATGGGGGAAGAAAAGCGGAAAAG GGAGGGGGCTCTTCTATGGGCCAAGCTTCATTCCGGGGACCATGTTCTTGGTGAGTGTTT ACCTGACCCTCAAACGTGTCAGCATTACCTCTCAg gaatgGGGTAA
- the LOC112238540 gene encoding uncharacterized protein LOC112238540 isoform X3, whose product MTFPSERQEAQFTVRVREDSAREVLYCCLYQNSQGMYSPYSHYLTLKQQGVASPRAPPPPPPPPPLLPPILSVDPPGGQVKHGQTLSFHCSPPPPHSQQSPKPEAFLLLRTAKVTGHSMGSSMVHPQASLVSHSTAQTGAFHLGPVRGGEGGSYTCLYQVTVPRQGPANSTASHPVLVTVTEKTTISPSSSPGLTGVDWPLVLGCLSVVVLFFIVLVGVGVAVQRKVKVMGEEKRKREGALLWAKLHSGDHVLDLTLKRVSITSQEWGNDDRAAETAFSRSPPWRTLSTFGNTPSS is encoded by the exons ATGACTTTCCCCAGTGAGAGACAGGAGGCCCAGTTCAcagtgagagtgagggaggatTCGGCCCGGGAGGTTCTATACTGCTGCCTATATCAGAACAGCCAGGGGATGTACAGCCCATACAGCCACTATCTGACTCTGAAACAACAAG gtGTAGCTTCTCCtagagctcctcctcctcctcctcctcccccccctctcctcccacccatcCTCTCAGTTGATCCCCCAGGTGGTCAGGTGAAGCACGGCCAGACGTTATCCTTCCActgctccccccctcctcctcactcccagCAGAGCCCGAAACCAGAGGCTTTCCTACTGCTGAGGACAGCTAAAGTGACTGGGCACTCCATGGGGAGCTCCATGGTCCACCCCCAGGCCTCCCTGGTGTCCCACTCCACAGCCCAGACCGGGGCCTTCCACCTGGGGCCCGTGAGGGGAGGCGAGGGGGGGTCCTACACCTGCCTCTACCAGGTTACAGTGCCTCGTCAGGGACCAGCTAATTCAACCGCCAGTCATCCAGTTCTTGTCACGGTCACAG AAAAGACCAccatctccccttcctcctcaccAG GGCTGACTGGAGTGGACTGGCCTCTGGTGTTGGGATGTCTTTCTGTTGTGGTTCTGTTCTTCATTGTACTGGTGGGCGTGGGTGTGGCGGTGCAGAGGAAAG TTAAGGTAATGGGGGAAGAAAAGCGGAAAAG GGAGGGGGCTCTTCTATGGGCCAAGCTTCATTCCGGGGACCATGTTCTTG ACCTGACCCTCAAACGTGTCAGCATTACCTCTCAg gaatgGGGTAACGACGACAGAGCAGCAGAGACAGCCTTCAGCAGGTCCCCTCCATGGAGAACTCTCTCTACATTTGGCAACACACCATCCTCCTGA
- the LOC112238540 gene encoding uncharacterized protein LOC112238540 isoform X1 has product MTFPSERQEAQFTVRVREDSAREVLYCCLYQNSQGMYSPYSHYLTLKQQGVASPRAPPPPPPPPPLLPPILSVDPPGGQVKHGQTLSFHCSPPPPHSQQSPKPEAFLLLRTAKVTGHSMGSSMVHPQASLVSHSTAQTGAFHLGPVRGGEGGSYTCLYQVTVPRQGPANSTASHPVLVTVTELLPVPTLSLQSQAGEWALVCTGSPAFPGARFSLYRLGSTFPDATRSAPATRHRALFALSSLPAQDGPLSDQYQCQYSSLLGAEWSHSERSALLAVPRVIEKTTISPSSSPGLTGVDWPLVLGCLSVVVLFFIVLVGVGVAVQRKVKVMGEEKRKREGALLWAKLHSGDHVLDLTLKRVSITSQEWGNDDRAAETAFSRSPPWRTLSTFGNTPSS; this is encoded by the exons ATGACTTTCCCCAGTGAGAGACAGGAGGCCCAGTTCAcagtgagagtgagggaggatTCGGCCCGGGAGGTTCTATACTGCTGCCTATATCAGAACAGCCAGGGGATGTACAGCCCATACAGCCACTATCTGACTCTGAAACAACAAG gtGTAGCTTCTCCtagagctcctcctcctcctcctcctcccccccctctcctcccacccatcCTCTCAGTTGATCCCCCAGGTGGTCAGGTGAAGCACGGCCAGACGTTATCCTTCCActgctccccccctcctcctcactcccagCAGAGCCCGAAACCAGAGGCTTTCCTACTGCTGAGGACAGCTAAAGTGACTGGGCACTCCATGGGGAGCTCCATGGTCCACCCCCAGGCCTCCCTGGTGTCCCACTCCACAGCCCAGACCGGGGCCTTCCACCTGGGGCCCGTGAGGGGAGGCGAGGGGGGGTCCTACACCTGCCTCTACCAGGTTACAGTGCCTCGTCAGGGACCAGCTAATTCAACCGCCAGTCATCCAGTTCTTGTCACGGTCACAG AGCTGTTGCCGgtgcccactctctctctccagagccaGGCTGGGGAGTGGGCCTTGGTGTGTACTGGCTCACCTGCCTTCCCTGGTGCCCGCTTCTCTCTATACCGCCTGGGAAGTACCTTCCCTGATGCCACCCGTAGTGCCCCCGCTACCCGACATCGTGCCCTTTTTGCTCTCTCATCCCTGCCTGCCCAGGACGGCCCGTTGTCAGACCAGTACCAGTGCCAATACAGTTCCCTGCTGGGAGCAGAGTGGAGCCACTCAGAGAGAAGTGCACTGCTGGCTGTGCCTAGAGTCATAG AAAAGACCAccatctccccttcctcctcaccAG GGCTGACTGGAGTGGACTGGCCTCTGGTGTTGGGATGTCTTTCTGTTGTGGTTCTGTTCTTCATTGTACTGGTGGGCGTGGGTGTGGCGGTGCAGAGGAAAG TTAAGGTAATGGGGGAAGAAAAGCGGAAAAG GGAGGGGGCTCTTCTATGGGCCAAGCTTCATTCCGGGGACCATGTTCTTG ACCTGACCCTCAAACGTGTCAGCATTACCTCTCAg gaatgGGGTAACGACGACAGAGCAGCAGAGACAGCCTTCAGCAGGTCCCCTCCATGGAGAACTCTCTCTACATTTGGCAACACACCATCCTCCTGA